In Marmota flaviventris isolate mMarFla1 chromosome 17, mMarFla1.hap1, whole genome shotgun sequence, a single genomic region encodes these proteins:
- the LOC114101804 gene encoding caspase-3-like — protein MENNENSVDSKFIKNFEPKIIHGSKSMNSGISLGNCYKMDYPEMGLCLIINNKNFHKSTGMTSRSGTDVDAANIRETFMNLKYEVRNKNDLTHEEIVELMHNVSKEDHSKRSSFICVILSHGDERIIFGTNGPVDLKKLTSFFRGDYCRSLTGKPKLFIIQVTVPGEIPRMDPGSSSHCVLC, from the exons ATGGAGAACAATGAAAACTCAGTGGattcaaaattcattaaaaattttgaacCAAAGATCATACATGGAAGCAAATCAATGAACTCTGGAATATCCTTGGGCAATTGTTACAAAATGGATTATCCTGAAATGGGTTTatgtttaataattaataataagaaCTTTCATAAAAGCACTGGAATGACCTCTCGGTCTGGTACAGATGTAGATGCAGCAAACATTAGAGAAACATTCATGAACTTGAAATATGaagtcagaaataaaaatgaccttACACATGAAGAAATTGTGGAGTTAATGCACAATGTTTCTAAAGAAGATCATAGCAAAAGGAGCAGCTTTATTTGTGTAATTCTAAGCCATGGTGATGAAAGAATAATATTTGGAACAAATGGACCTGTTGACCTGAAAAAATTAACAAGTTTCTTCAGAGGAGATTATTGTAGAAGTCTAACTGGAAAACCCAAACTTTTCATTATTCAG GTTACTGTTCCTGGCGAAATTCCAAGGATGGATCCTGGTTCATCCAGTCACTGTGTGCTATGCTGA